In Syntrophorhabdaceae bacterium, a single window of DNA contains:
- a CDS encoding 4Fe-4S binding protein, with the protein MAKPMDQYKWHELNVGCVIEEVGNASEYKTGDWRSQKPLWNDAKCIKCGVCWLFCPDAAIYKTEEGLYRANLDYCKGCGICSRECKPAAITMVEDER; encoded by the coding sequence ATGGCGAAACCGATGGACCAATACAAGTGGCATGAGCTCAATGTAGGCTGTGTCATCGAAGAAGTGGGGAACGCGTCAGAATATAAAACTGGCGACTGGAGGTCCCAAAAACCGCTGTGGAATGATGCAAAATGCATCAAGTGCGGCGTTTGCTGGCTTTTTTGCCCTGATGCAGCGATTTATAAGACCGAAGAGGGGCTTTACCGGGCAAATCTGGATTACTGCAAGGGCTGCGGCATCTGTTCAAGAGAATGCAAGCCCGCGGCAATCACAATGGTGGAGGACGAGCGATGA
- a CDS encoding transketolase C-terminal domain-containing protein, with translation MKVLKGIEVSIAAADAAKLARVEVIAAYPITPQTHIVEHLAELVANGELDASYINVESEHSAMSACCGSSAAGARTFTSTSSQGMELMHEILFIASAMRLPIVMAAVNRALSAPLSIWGDHGDVMASRDTGWIMLFCENGQEVVDSTILAFRIAEDRRVLLPVMVNLDGFSLSHVIEPIDFPTQKEVDEFLPAYDPLYTLHPDKPVTMGAYGMPEIYTEAKYAQETALVNSKVVIKEVLAEYGKKFGRNYNIVESYNTENADVVFVALGAIGENIKTAIDTLKEQGKEAGLVSLRLFRPFPVDEVASALGNKKRVVVIERVMPAGAPNGPLFQELSAVALARGFKGELTNYIVGLGGRDVLPQDFEAVFEEISSGNPAIPHDGKNFRVIGVRA, from the coding sequence ATGAAGGTACTGAAGGGTATCGAAGTATCGATAGCAGCGGCCGATGCGGCGAAGCTCGCGCGGGTCGAAGTCATAGCGGCTTATCCCATTACACCCCAGACGCATATCGTTGAACACCTGGCAGAGCTTGTCGCGAACGGCGAGCTGGACGCCAGTTATATAAATGTCGAATCAGAGCATTCTGCCATGTCCGCCTGCTGCGGCTCTTCTGCGGCGGGGGCCAGGACTTTTACCTCAACCAGCTCCCAGGGTATGGAGCTGATGCATGAGATCCTGTTCATTGCATCCGCGATGAGACTGCCTATCGTCATGGCGGCTGTCAACAGGGCCCTTTCCGCGCCCCTGTCAATTTGGGGAGATCATGGTGATGTCATGGCCTCGAGAGACACGGGCTGGATCATGCTTTTTTGTGAAAACGGACAGGAAGTGGTGGACAGCACGATCCTGGCATTCAGGATCGCAGAGGACCGCAGGGTACTCCTTCCGGTGATGGTCAATCTGGACGGCTTCTCCCTGAGCCACGTAATAGAACCGATTGATTTCCCAACTCAGAAAGAGGTGGACGAGTTCCTCCCCGCCTACGATCCGCTGTATACGCTCCACCCGGACAAGCCGGTGACCATGGGGGCCTATGGCATGCCCGAGATTTACACCGAGGCGAAGTACGCTCAGGAGACCGCTCTGGTGAATTCGAAGGTCGTAATCAAGGAAGTCCTTGCCGAATATGGAAAGAAATTCGGAAGGAACTATAATATTGTGGAATCCTATAACACTGAGAATGCCGATGTAGTTTTCGTCGCCCTGGGCGCCATAGGAGAGAACATCAAGACCGCGATAGATACCTTAAAAGAGCAGGGCAAGGAAGCAGGCCTCGTATCCTTGAGGCTTTTCAGGCCCTTCCCCGTTGATGAGGTAGCGTCCGCACTAGGGAACAAGAAGCGTGTGGTGGTGATCGAGAGAGTGATGCCGGCCGGGGCTCCGAACGGGCCGCTCTTTCAGGAGCTCTCCGCCGTCGCCCTTGCCCGGGGTTTTAAAGGGGAGCTTACCAATTACATAGTGGGTCTTGGAGGAAGAGATGTGTTGCCCCAGGACTTTGAAGCCGTATTTGAAGAGATTTCGTCGGGTAATCCCGCCATACCTCATGATGGAAAGAATTTCAGGGTCATAGGAGTGAGAGCATGA
- the porB gene encoding pyruvate synthase subunit PorB, with product MRLKSLQLYTEDPAEEFAVSGHRACQGCAEILALRLALKVFGKDTILCMATGCMEIISTPLPTTAWTLPWIHVAFENAASVASGVEAGIKILMDKGKIAKKDIHVVAIAGDGGTSDIGLQALSGALERGHKFTYICVDNEAYMNTGIQRSSSTPYGAMTTTSPPGKKSIGQATWKKNMPEIVAAHNVPYVATACPSYPFDLFAKVKKAKMVQGPSYLHVLSVCPTGWRIPSNQAIEYGKLAVRTGMFPLYEIEDGICRVTYSPEPLRPVTEYLKGQGRYRHLTEESTSLIQERITSEWEQLKYRCTVK from the coding sequence ATGAGATTAAAGAGCCTTCAACTGTATACTGAGGATCCCGCAGAAGAATTTGCCGTCTCCGGCCACCGCGCATGTCAGGGCTGCGCCGAAATACTTGCCCTCCGGCTCGCCCTTAAAGTTTTCGGCAAAGATACGATCCTCTGCATGGCAACGGGGTGCATGGAGATTATCTCCACCCCTCTTCCTACTACGGCATGGACACTTCCCTGGATACATGTGGCGTTTGAAAATGCGGCATCCGTTGCCTCCGGAGTCGAGGCAGGCATAAAGATCCTCATGGATAAAGGGAAGATCGCGAAGAAAGACATCCATGTAGTCGCCATCGCGGGCGATGGAGGGACGAGCGACATCGGCCTCCAGGCCCTTTCCGGGGCCCTGGAGAGGGGACACAAATTTACCTATATCTGCGTCGATAATGAAGCCTATATGAATACGGGAATCCAGCGCTCCTCTTCTACTCCCTACGGCGCCATGACCACTACGAGTCCTCCCGGTAAAAAGAGCATCGGCCAGGCTACATGGAAAAAGAACATGCCCGAGATCGTAGCCGCCCATAATGTCCCCTATGTAGCGACCGCCTGCCCGTCCTACCCCTTCGATCTTTTTGCGAAGGTGAAGAAGGCGAAGATGGTCCAGGGCCCGTCTTATCTGCACGTGCTCTCGGTCTGTCCCACAGGGTGGAGAATACCGTCCAACCAGGCCATCGAATATGGAAAGCTCGCGGTGAGAACCGGTATGTTCCCCTTATATGAGATCGAAGACGGAATATGCAGGGTAACTTACAGTCCCGAGCCTCTAAGGCCGGTGACTGAATATCTCAAGGGTCAGGGCCGCTACAGGCATCTGACGGAGGAGTCCACATCGCTGATCCAGGAAAGGATTACGAGCGAGTGGGAGCAGTTGAAATACAGGTGTACGGTAAAATAG
- the porB gene encoding pyruvate synthase subunit PorB, producing the protein MTIPEIDVYAANTVPREEYAVPGHRACQGCAEILALRMALKIFGKNTIICMATGCMEIISTPLPLTDWKLPWIHVAFENAAAVASGVEGALKILRDKGKISDKQINIVAIGGDGGTSDIGLQALSGAFERGTNFTYICVDNEAYMNTGIQRSSSTPYGAATTTSPPGKRSIGQATWKKNMPALAAAHNIPYVATACPSYPFDLFEKVKKAKMVDGPAYLHVLSVCPTGWRIPSDLAIRYGRLAVESGMFPLYEIEKGRYKLSFNPDPLKHVVDYMSGQGRYKHLTVRNISGIQQKITRDWERLKLRCGVK; encoded by the coding sequence ATGACGATTCCCGAGATTGATGTATATGCGGCAAATACGGTTCCAAGAGAGGAATATGCCGTACCGGGCCACAGGGCATGCCAGGGATGTGCAGAGATACTTGCCCTGAGGATGGCCCTCAAAATTTTTGGCAAGAATACGATCATATGCATGGCGACAGGATGCATGGAGATCATTTCGACTCCCCTGCCTTTGACCGATTGGAAGCTTCCCTGGATCCACGTGGCTTTTGAAAATGCCGCGGCAGTTGCTTCCGGAGTCGAAGGAGCGCTCAAAATACTGAGGGACAAAGGAAAGATTTCTGATAAACAGATTAATATAGTCGCCATCGGCGGCGACGGAGGGACAAGCGATATCGGACTCCAGGCTCTCTCCGGCGCGTTTGAGAGGGGGACCAATTTTACCTACATATGTGTTGATAACGAGGCATATATGAACACGGGGATCCAGCGGTCTTCGTCCACACCATATGGTGCGGCAACGACCACGAGCCCGCCCGGAAAGAGAAGCATCGGCCAGGCTACATGGAAGAAAAACATGCCGGCCCTGGCCGCCGCTCACAATATCCCTTACGTGGCCACTGCCTGTCCGTCTTATCCGTTCGATCTTTTCGAAAAGGTCAAGAAGGCGAAAATGGTGGACGGCCCCGCTTACCTTCATGTCCTCTCGGTGTGTCCTACGGGATGGAGAATACCGTCGGATCTTGCCATACGATATGGCCGCCTTGCGGTAGAATCAGGAATGTTTCCCCTCTATGAGATTGAAAAAGGGCGGTATAAGCTTTCTTTTAATCCGGACCCGCTCAAGCACGTCGTCGACTATATGAGCGGCCAGGGCAGATATAAACATCTCACTGTTCGCAATATTTCAGGGATTCAACAGAAAATCACCAGGGATTGGGAGAGACTGAAACTCCGTTGCGGTGTTAAATAA